CAAGGCCCCAAGGGCTGCGACGACCCCGTGGCCAAGGCCGTATTAGGGAAGATGGCGGAGCTGAAGTACCCGATCAAGCTCGCGGGACGGACGGATTTCGACGAAAAGATCGTCGACGGCGTCATCTGCGGCGTCAACGACGGTTCCATCGACGAGCTTATCTCAGCGCAGAAGGTATCCGTGGATGGCAGCGTCCGGCCAGGCCCGGCGGGCCGCTCGGTCATCGTGGTGGAGACCAGCTCCATGAAGATGCCCCTGCCCAAGCGGGTGCGCCTGCACCGCGCCATCATCGGGATGCTCGAAGAGCTCTTCAGTATCGCGGGGAAGCCGCGGCCGGCGCCATGAACAAGAGCCTCTCCATGTAGTCCGACGACTTGCCGGCCAGCGAGAGCCGGTAGGTCCGGTCATAGAAGCTCCGCGCATCGTCCGGGTCCCTGACCCCCCGGACGAGCTCGTGGGCCAGATTGAGCGCAAGGAGATTGAGGGCCTCGTCGTTGCCGCGCACGGTGATCTCCTTTCCGTCCTTGGAGACCTTCAGCTTGGCGCTGAAGGCCGCCAGAGCCTTGCGCTTGTCCGCGGGTACCTCGTAGGCGAGCGTCTGCTCCAGGTTGTCCGGCCCCATGGTGCCGGAATAGTAATAGTCCTCCGCGTTCCAGACCGCGATCTTGTCCCAGGGGCCCCTGTGGTCCCAGGTGAGCCGGTCAGGCTCGATCCGGTCCGGGGCGCCGTATTCCTCTATGAGCTGCAGGGCCATGACCTCGGAATAGGTGTACCATCTCGTGGTGACCGCCTCGGCTTGCTCGCGGCGCTGCTCGGCGCCCATCGGCTGCGTCGGCGCCGTGGCGCAGGCAACGCTCAGCCCGGCCAACGCGGCGAGAAAGAAGAGGTTCCGCATATCTGCCTCCCGGTCCTATTATAAGTCTGCCTCCCGGGCGTCAAGTCGTTGTCAAGCGCCTCCGATTGGGTGTCGGTGGTCAACTTACTTAACTTTTCAACTTTCGAGTGGAAAGTTAAATAAGTTGACAAAGTTGACCACCGGCACCTTCGGAGTGGGCCTTGACAGCTTGGGGAAACCTGCTATAATTAGGCGCCCACCGCCGAGGGCCAACCACATGCGCAAAGCATGGCTCCTCGGCGTTTTCCTTTTCCTGCCCCGGACGGGGCAGGCCGCGCTCGGCGGCGTCCCGGCTGAGCCTGCGGCCAAGCTCCAGCCGTTCGGCAGCGCCAAGGAGCTTTCCCTCCTGCTCAACACCGGGGAGCTTCCGCCCATCGCGTCGGCGCCTATAATGGAGGTGGAGAAGCTCGGGGAAGACCTGCGCGACGCCGTCGCCCCGGTCCCGTCCTTGACCGGGCTCCTGGCCGCGCTGCGCGACCCGGATCCGCGCGAGCGCGGCGAGGCCGTCGCGGCCTTCGGCTATGAGGGCAATTTCGCCGCCATCCCCTACGTCAGCGCGGTCTTGCTGCGCCTGGACGAGCCGCTCTTCGTGCGCGTGGCCGCGGCCCAGGCCCTGGGCCGCATCGGCGACCGGCGCGCCTGGAGCTTCCTGGCCCGCGCCGTCAGGGACCCTGAGCCCCAGGTGCGTCTGGCTTGCGCCATCGCCCTGGGCCGCCTGAGCCGCTGGAGAGGGGTCAGGCCCCTGTCGCGCGCCCTGCGCTCGGAGACCGATGAGAGCGTGCGCGTGGCCCTGACCTGGGCCCTGGGCGCGGCCCAGCGCCGCCGGCTCTAGGGCCGCGGGCTGGAGGCCGCGGCCGACGGCGACGGCCGCCAGCCTTCCTTGAGCGCGGCCAGCACGATGCGCGCGCAGGCCTCGGCGTCCGAGAGCGCCTGGTGGTGGTCCAGGTCGATGCCCAGCCGGCCGCAGACCGTGGGCAGTTGGGTGGGGTAGATGGACCAGGTCTTGCGCGCCAGCTGCACCGTGCAGACGTAGGGCCAAGGCGGCGGAGCGATGCCCGCGGACCGGCAGCAGGTCTCCAGGACCTTGCGGTCGAAGCGCGCGTTGTGCGCGGCCAGGAACTGCGCGTCGCCGATGGCGGCCGCGATCTCGATCCAGAGCTCGGCGAAGCTCGGCTCCAGGCACACCTGCGGCCAGGTGATGCCGTGGATGTAGGTGAAGATGAAGCGGTCGCGCGGCGGGCGGATGAGGCGGTGGAAGCGCTTGGCGATGCGGCCGTCCTTGACCCGCACCACCCCGACGGCGCAAGCCGAGTCCGAGCCGTAGTCCGCGGTCTCGAAGTCGATGGCCGCGAAGTCGGGCGCCTCGGCGGGGACCTTGCGCGTCTTGGGGCTCATGCTCGCCTCCTCTTGCGCGCCAGGCCGTAGGCCTTGTGCAAGGCGCGCAGGGCGGTCTCACCGTGCGCCGCGTCCACCACGGTCGAGATGCGCAGGTCCGAGGCCACGATCATGTGGATGTTGATCTTGTGCTTGGCCAGAGTCTCGAACATGCGGGCCGCGATGCCGGGATGGTGCCGGAACCCGGTGCCCACGGCCGAGACCTTGGCCACCCCGTCGCGGATGTCCACGGCCGCGCCCAGGCGCCGGGCCAGGGGGGCCAGGGCCTCCTTGGCCTTGGCCGCGAAGCTGCGCGGGGTCATCAGCGAGATCGCGTTGACACCCTCGCGCGAAGGCGCGGACTGGATGATCATGTCAACGGGGATGTGCCGCGCGGCCAAAGCCGAGAGCACGGAGGCCGCCACGCCCGGCCGGTCCGGCACGTCGGTCACGTTGAGGCGCACCTCGCTCTTGTCCAGGGCCAGGGCCGAGACGAAGGCTTTTTCCAGCATGGTATCTCCCTTGGGTACGATCCAGGTGCCCGGCTGCGGGTGGAAGGCGGAGCGCACGTGGATGGACACGCCGAAGCGCTCGGCCACCTCGATGGAGCGCGGCTGCATCACCTGGGCTCCGGCGCCGGCCAACTCCAGCATCTCCTCGCCCGTGATGGAGTCGAGCTTGCGGGCCTCGGAGACCAGGCGCGGGTCGGCCGTGTAGACGCCCTTGACGTCGCTGTAGATCTCCACTTCGCGCGTGCGCAGGGCCGTGGCCAGGGCCACGGCGGTCAGGTCCGAGCCGCCCCGGCCGAGCGTGGCCACGTCGCGCTCCGGGTTGAGGCCCTGGAAGCCGGCCACGGTCACGATGCGTCCGGCTCTCAACTCGCGCAGCAGCTTGCCGGTCCGGATGCGCACGATCTGGGCCCGCGTGTGGGCGCCGCCGGCCTCGATGCCGGCCTGCGCGCCGGTCAAGGACACCGCGGGCACGCCGCGCGCCCGGCAGGCCATGGCGAAGAGGGCGATGCCCACCTGCTCGCCCGTGGCCAGCA
This DNA window, taken from Elusimicrobiota bacterium, encodes the following:
- a CDS encoding HEAT repeat domain-containing protein, with the protein product MRKAWLLGVFLFLPRTGQAALGGVPAEPAAKLQPFGSAKELSLLLNTGELPPIASAPIMEVEKLGEDLRDAVAPVPSLTGLLAALRDPDPRERGEAVAAFGYEGNFAAIPYVSAVLLRLDEPLFVRVAAAQALGRIGDRRAWSFLARAVRDPEPQVRLACAIALGRLSRWRGVRPLSRALRSETDESVRVALTWALGAAQRRRL
- a CDS encoding 3'-5' exonuclease, with product MSPKTRKVPAEAPDFAAIDFETADYGSDSACAVGVVRVKDGRIAKRFHRLIRPPRDRFIFTYIHGITWPQVCLEPSFAELWIEIAAAIGDAQFLAAHNARFDRKVLETCCRSAGIAPPPWPYVCTVQLARKTWSIYPTQLPTVCGRLGIDLDHHQALSDAEACARIVLAALKEGWRPSPSAAASSPRP
- a CDS encoding aspartate kinase encodes the protein MRILVMKFGGTSVADPEKIQLAADRAITARGRGRAVVVVVSAPGEMTDELLTLAQRVAPEPDARELDQLLATGEQVGIALFAMACRARGVPAVSLTGAQAGIEAGGAHTRAQIVRIRTGKLLRELRAGRIVTVAGFQGLNPERDVATLGRGGSDLTAVALATALRTREVEIYSDVKGVYTADPRLVSEARKLDSITGEEMLELAGAGAQVMQPRSIEVAERFGVSIHVRSAFHPQPGTWIVPKGDTMLEKAFVSALALDKSEVRLNVTDVPDRPGVAASVLSALAARHIPVDMIIQSAPSREGVNAISLMTPRSFAAKAKEALAPLARRLGAAVDIRDGVAKVSAVGTGFRHHPGIAARMFETLAKHKINIHMIVASDLRISTVVDAAHGETALRALHKAYGLARKRRRA